From the genome of Tenericutes bacterium MZ-XQ:
CTTTATGATTTTCAGTACCCATAATGTTTGAGTGTTGTAATCTCATGTTTTCAATCTTAATGGTTTGTAAATCACCATATTTTTGTGCAAGTGTTAATGCAACACCTGGTTGATTGGTATGTACATGAACTTTTAGTAAATCATCATCAGTTACAACAACTAATGAATCACCCATTTGTGTTAATGGATTTTTCATGAAATCTTCTGTGAATTTTTCTGGATTATGTAACTTAACGATAAACTCTGTACAATATCCAAATTTAATATCTACACTACCAAGATTTTCAGCACCATGATAATGTTCTACGTTTTGTTGAACAGGTTGAGCTTCTGCTTCACTTAACATTTGTCCGTTAAGCGCCATCATCCAACCTTCTATAATTTTAATGAAACCAGCACCACCACTATCAACAACACCTGCTTCTTTTAACACTGGTAATAATTCTGGTGTTTTGATTAATGTTTCTTTAGCTTGGTCTAAATACATGTTTAATACTTCTTCTACACTATTTAAATTAGGTTGTTCACGGAGTACTTTTTCAGCTGATTCACGAACAACTGTTAAAATTGTTCCTTCAACTGGATCCATTACGGCACGGTAAGCCATTTGGTAACCACCTACAAGTGCTTGAATAAATTCTTGTACTGTAGCTGATCCATTATCAATTTTAGCGATTTCTGAATAAACGCCGCGGAAAAATTGGGAAAGAATAACACCTGAGTTTCCTCTTGCTCCCATGAGTAGTCCACGTGATAAAATTTTTGAAATATCTATAATCGATTGACTTTCTAAATTGTTTACTTCTTTAATACCGGCCATCATTGTCATTTGCATGTTTGTTCCAGTATCACCATCTGGTACAGGAAAGACATTTAAATGATCAATTTCTTTGTGATTGTTTTTTAAATTTATAGCTCCGTTTGTTACCATTTTCTTAAATAGAGATCCACTGACTGATTTATTTGCCATTTTGATCCTCCTCATATTTGTAAAAAATGTTCATATATAATTCCTTTTAAGGTCATTGTTTTTCAAAATTATTTCGTAATTCAAATTAACACTTTAACAGTATAGCATTTAATAAATTAAAATGCAATAACTTTTATATACATATTAATTCATTTACATTATATCATATTTGGCTGTAAATCAACGTTTTACGATAAAATCACATTTTTATATCTTTATATATTGCAATTTTTGGTAAATTATGTTAAATTGAATTGTGCAGTTAGGAGTGAGAGATATGGCTACATGCTACGTAACAGGAAAAAAGACAGTATTTGGCAATAAACGCAGTCATGCATTAAATGCTACTCGCCGTACTTGGAAGAGTAATTTACAAACAGTTCGTATTAAAGATGAAAATGGCAAAATCGTTAAAGTTAAGGTTTCTGCTAGAGCTTTAAAAAAGAACAATTTAGAACGCGTTTAAAAAAAATAAAAAGGCAATCGCCTTTTATTTTTTTATCTATCTTTTTGAGATAATATAACTAGCACACATCCTTGATGTACATGGATTTGTGCTTTTTCTTTTGTCTTTTCATTACTGATACCAAGCGGATCAAACTGACCTAACTGATACTCGTTTAATGGATATTTAAAGCCTTCAAGAGTAATTTTTGCATGTGGATATGCAAACACTGATACATACCCTTCAAATGCAATCTCTTTAATGCCTTCTTCTAACATGAAAATTTCTGAATGTTCGTTTAAAATCCTTAAGTTTTTAAACTCATTAAAATGCATTAAATGAACCACAAAATGCTCAATACGATCTCCACCAATGCCACCAATCATCAAGAGTTCATCAGGATTTAAATTATGACTTTCAATCAGTGCTTGATAAGTGTCAGTAACATCTTTTTCTGGTTTTAATCTAACAACATTTAATTGTGTCAAAATACCTTCATTTTTTAATGAATCAAAATCACCGACAGCTAAATCAATCTTAATTCTTTGCTTATAAAGATCAAGCACTGCTTGATCAACAGCAATCACATAATCATCATCTTTTAATGTGATGATTTTTTTTATATCTTTAGGGACAGGATGGACAACAATTAAAACTCTCATTTTAAACTCTCAATCGCTTCTTTTGGGTTTTTATGGTTAAACACATAACTACCAGCAACAACCATATCTACACCGCTATCTTTGCATATATCAATGGTTTGGTCACTGATACCACCATCAACTTCAATGATAAAATGGAGATTCTTTTGTTTTCTAAGTTCTACCAACTCTTTGACTTTATCCATCATATCTTCCATAAATGATTGTCCACCAAATCCAGGTTCTACAGTCATAACTAAAACCAAATCTATATCGTTTAAAAATGGTACTATATCATAAACCTTTGTTTTAGGTTTGATAGATATTCCCGTTTTTATCCCTTTTTCTTTGATTTTCTTTAGGGTTTCTTCTGTATCGTTTGCTTCTATATGAACTGTTATATATTCTGTTTGATCAAGTGCAAACTGGTCTATCCAAAAAAGAGGATCAGTGACCATCAGATGAATATCTAATGGAATCTGAGTGATGTGATTGATACTTCGTGTAATATGAGGACCAAATGAAATATTGGGCACAAAATGACCATCCATCACATCGAGATGGATATAATCAGCAGTTTGGATTTTTTCGATTTCATCGTTTAATTTTGCGAAATTCGCTGTTAATATTGATGGTGCAACTAACATAATATCACTTCCTTAATATTTATCTTTTTGAGCTTTGATTTCTTCAAAAAACTGTTTGTAATTTTCATATCTTGATGCTAAAATCCTATGCTCTTCATAAGCTTCTTTGACAGCACAACCAGGCTCATAAACATGATTGCACTTATTTGAAAATTTGCAATCTGATTGATATTTAACAAAGTCTGGATAGTACTGTTTTAAATCTTCAGGATAAAAAATCTTATACTCGATTTTTGAAAATCCTGGGGTATCTACTATGTAGCCTTCATTATAGTTATATAATTCAGTGTGTCTTGTTGTATGTTTACCTCTACCTAAAGCTTTTGAAATCTCTTGTGTTTTAAGTCCCAGCTCAGGCATTAAAGCATTTAGTAGTGTTGATTTACCAACACCAGTTTGGCCTGCCAACACAGTAATTTTATGTTTAAAAATATGTGTTAAAACATCAATACCGATGCGTTGTTTGCTATTGACATAGTAAACTTCATACCCAATGTCTTCATAGTACTTTAAGTCTTTTTTTAATTGATCAAGTGCATCTTTTCCTATGAGGTCTATTTTAGAAATCACGATGACTGGATCAAGGTTTTCTTGCGTCATAATAATTAAAAATTTATCAAGTAAATTAAAACTAAAATCAGGATTTACTGCAGAAAAAACAAGTAAAGCTTGGTCGATATTAGCAACGTCTGGTCTTACTAAATCGTTTTTTCTTGGTAAGATTTCAGTAATTAAGGCTTGATCTTCAGAATCATCATATAAAACATTATCACCTACTTTAGGACTTACTTGAATAAACTTAGTTTCTTTTTTTGTCCTTTTAGTGAGTTGTTTATTGTATGCACTATCTTCATCAACCTTCATATATCTGAATTTTCCGCGTGCTTGACAAATCACATCTTCATGTGTTGTTTCATCGACGACAGTATACTGATTTGCAATCAATTTTTTAATAAATCCTTTTTTCAAAAAAACCCTCCTATAGATGTTGACTTCTTAATTGGCCACAAGCCGCATTAATGTCATGTCCTTGTTCTTTTCTTAGTGTCACTTGAATTCTATTTTTCTTCAATATATCATAAAACCTTAATTGCTGTTCAATCTTAGAGCGTTTATAAGGAGCTTCTAAGACCTCGTTATAAGGAATTAAGTTTACATATACATTAAGCCCTCTAAGAACCTTTACAAGCTCATGAGCAACTTCATCCATGTCATTCACTTCATCAATTAAGATATATTCAATCGTTACTCTTCTGTTTGCAACTTTTAAATAATATCTAATTGCATCAATCACTTCTTCTACTGGATACGCTTGATTGATTTTCATCAATTTAGAACGAATATCATTGTTTGGCGCATGTAAGCTGATTGCTAAGTTAACTTGCATGCCCATGTGCGCATATTCTTTAATTTTTGGAACAATACCACTTGTCGATACTGTAATATGTCGTGCACCAATAGATAATCCTTTTGGATCATTGATGATGGTTAAAAATTTAAGTAAGTTTTCATAATTATCAAAAGGTTCTCCAATACCCATCACAACGACATAATTGATTCTTTCTTTTAATATTTTTTCTGTTTCTATAATTTGTGAGATAATCTCACCAGCAGTTAAATCTCTTTTCTTTTTTAATTGCCCAGAGGCACAAAAAGAACAACCAATATTGCATCCAACTTGTGTCGTTACACAAATGCTATTACCATAATGTTGTTTCATCAGTACAGATTCAATTAAATGGCCATCATGAAGGCTATATAAACATTTCAATGTGCCATCTTGACTTCTATGTTGAAGCACAAGTTCTAGTGCTTTTAACGTGAAATTTTGGGTCAATAGTTCAATAAGATCATTTGGCATGTTATGCATTTCTGAAAAATCTGAAATTTTTTGCTTATAAACCCATTGCCAGATTTGATCTGCTCTATATTTTTTGTGTCCGTTTGTTTCTAAAAACTCTATGAGTTCTTCTTTTGTAATATCATAAATTAACATTTCATCATGTAATAATTAAGTTGTATTAAGTTAGATATACGACTTAATTATTTACTCCTTTACTTCTAATTTAATATAATACTATTGTACTGTGGATTTGTTTCATTTTATTACAGCATTGACTGTTTCTAGGTGACACTTACCACAGTCTTTATTTTAATCAGCAATAGTTAGATAACGCTAGACGTTTATTACATGATTATGAGGTAAAGACTTAGTGGGCAAAACACGAGTACAAATAACTTTTTGGGAGGTGTGTACGATGATTTATATCGGTTTTGATATATCAAAGTACAAACATGACTGCTTCATCGCCACTGAAGCAGGTCTATCATTCTCATTCGAGAATAATTCAACTGGGTTTAAACAACTTCTTCAATACTTTAAACCATTTAAGAAACAAGATATGATCATAGGCCTTGAGGCTACAGGTCATTACGGAGATAATTTAAAATCTTTTCTTACATCCCATGGCTATAAATTCATGGAAATCAATCCTTTTCTAGTGAAGAAGTTTAGCGACTCAAAATCACTAAGAAAGCTTAAAACCGATAAGAAAGATGCAAAACTAATATCCGAATATATGATGTCTGTAGACTACAAAGCCTATCATCATCAATCTTACCATATTCAGGCCTTAAAAATATATACAAGGCTTAGATCTAAGTTAGTTTCTCTTAGAACTGCTCAGTACAATACAATGACAAAATCTTTAGACATCATATTTCCTGAATTCAAGCCCTTCATGCAAGAACAAGGCTATTCTATGACTTCTTTATATCTTTTAAAGAAGTATACTACGCCTGATAAAATCAAACATTTAAATGATAAACACTATGATCCTATTAGAAAGCTTTCGATGGGTAAATTTAGTTATGTAAAGTTTACAAAACTAATCAAATTAGCATCTCATACGATTGGTGTACCTAGTGAAGCTGAAGTATATAAACTTAAACTTTCAATCCATTATGTTGAAGTTCTAGCTAAGGATATTAATAACTTAGAGAGCAAAATTAAATCATTCATAAAACAATATCCTACATACTTTGAAAGTATTAAAGGTTTAGGTGTAATGTCTACTGCAATTATACTAGCTGAGTTTGGTGATATATCATTATTTGATAACCCCAATCAAATGACTGCTTATGCTGGTCTAGATTCTAGTATTTCACAATCTGGAACATCAGAATCAGTTGGTAAATTAGTTAAACGCGGTAGTTCTTATCTAAGAACAACTTTAATCAATGCTTGTCTGACACTAATGATTTATAACCCTACGCTCTATAAGTATTACTTAAAGAAGAAAGCTGAAGGCAAACACCATCGTGTAGTGATGACGCATTTAGCTAAAAAACTTATTCGGATTATTTTTCATTTAGAAAAAACACAAACTTTCTTTGACTCAAATAAATTAAAATAATTAGCTTCAAAACTGTGGCGGCTTAGTGCTAATTCATTTGAAATAACTTGTTTAAGCCTCTTCATTTTTAAATATAGAGGTCTTTTCGTTTTATATGAAATAAACCTCTTGACTTTAATAGTTAGTCACCTACATTATATTATACACGATAATCTATATATATTGAAAGAAACTACTGATAAATGCATATACATAAGTACTGAAAAAAGAAAAGCACTCTTATAAAAAAGTGCTTAACTTTTGCAAACTTTATTTTCTAACTTCCGCTTTATATTCATAAGCAAGTCTTGAAACAATTTTTTTCATGAGTTTATCCACATCTTGTGTCTCTAAAGTTTTACTTGAGTCATTAAAAACTAAATTAAACGCAATAGATTTCTTTCCAGTCTCTATGTGACTTCCTTGATATACATCAAATACACTAAGTTCAACTAGATTTTGTCTTAATGTTTGTTTGATCATAGCAATTAAAGCTTTTGCTTCAATATCTTCATCAACAACGATAGCTAAATCTCTTTCGATATTTGGATATTTAGAAATAGTTTCAAAGGTAAATACAACTTTATGTTTAAGAAGTTTATCTAATTTAAGTTCAAGTACATAAGTTAAATTAATATCTAAAGCTTTTTGCTCGCTTGGGTGAATTTCACCAATCAATCCAATAACATCATCACCATACTTAATATTTGCTTGACGATAAGGATGTAAGAATGCATGTTCTTTTGTTGTTTCATAGGTCAAATCAATATCTAGTGCTTTCATGACTTGGTCTAAAACACCTTTAAGTACATAAAAATCAACATCTATACTTTGTTTTTGCCATTTTGATTGATGCCACTTACCACTCATTGCAATGGCTAATGTCGAATATTCAACACCTTTAGCAAACACATGTCCGATTTCAAACAAATGAACGTCATCAGTTTGTCGATTTTGATTATAACTAACTGTTTGCAACAAGCCGTTTAATAAGCTTTGTCTAAGGACTTTTTTATCAGAAGATAGTGGCATTAAGATTTCAACTTTTTCGCCAATAATTTTATATTTATTATAGTTTTCTTCATCAGTTAGTGAATAAGTAATGACTTCATGAAGACCTAAGTGAGCAAGTTCATGACGCAGATTTCTTAGGCGCTTTTGTTTTTGTGTTAAATATCCATGTGTTTGGTTTAAGTGTTTTGTCATTGGAATTTGATTTAGCCCATGCATACGTGCGATTTCTTCTAAAATATCTGCAGGAATTTCTAAGTCAATTCTATAACTTGGAGGTGTTATTAAATAGTGATTTTCTTTTGTTACCACTTGATATTGATATCTATCAAAATAATCAAGTAATGCCTCTTCTTCAATTTCAACACCTAAACGATCACTAAAGAATGTTTTAGGCACTTCAATCGTTGGAATCTTTCTTTCTGTTGTAACAACTTCACTAATGCCTTGAGATACTTTTGCATCTGCAAGTTCAATTAAAAGTTCAGTTGCTCTTTCAAGACCTAAAAGAACACGTCTATCATCAATTCCTCTTTCAAAACGTAGAGATGAGTCGCTTTTTAAGTTTAGACGTTTTGATGTTTTTTGAATACGTTTTGAATCAAAATAAGCAGCTTCCAAAATCACAGATGTAGAGTTCTCATCAATCATTGTGTTTTCTAAGCCCATGACACCACCAATCGCAATCGGTTTTTCTCCATCAGTAATGACAACATCATCTTTTTTTAGAATTCTTTTTAATCCATCTAAAGAGATGACTTCTTCATCTTCATTAGCATCTCTAACAACAATGTGATTTGATTTTACTTTTTTAGCATCAAACATATGCAGTGGTGTACCATATTCTAATAATACATAATTTGAAATATCAACAACATTATTGATTGGTTTAATATCGTGTGCTAAAAGTGCACTTTTTAGCCACCATGGAGATTCTTTTATTGTGACTTCACTCATATGTCTAGCGTAATATCTTAGACATCCTTCTGTCTTAATTTCAACTTTTACTGGATTTTCGGTTTTTTCTTCTTTGATCTTTATCTCAGGTATCACTACTTTTTGATGAGTCAGCGATGCTAAATCATAAGCAAACCCTAAAATCGATAATAAATCAGATCGATTCGGTGTCAGTCCTAAAGTCATCTTCCATCCTTCTAAAGAAAGTGCTTCTAAAGCTGGAGATCCAATTTCTTTTGGTTCAGCAAAATGATAAATACCCTCTTTAAAATCATCTGGAATCAATTCTTCATCAATCCCTAATTCTTGAAGTGAACAAATCATACCTGATGATTCTTCACCTCTAATCTTAGATTTCTTAATTTCAAAATTCCCAGGTAAAACCGTACCGACTTGCGCAACAACAACATATTGATCTTTACGAACATTCGGTGCACCACATACAATTTGTTCAACGCGATCACCTAAATCAACTGTAGTTAAGTTTAAATGATCAGAATTCGGATGAGGTACGCAAGTTAATACTTTACCTATAACTAAATTTGTAGCTGTATTTAAAGGTTCAAAACTTTCAACCTCTATAATTTTTTGATTTGTAACTTCTAAGATATCATCTGGAATGTTTACCCATTTTTTGAGCATATTTTGTGTGATAATCATATCTTGCTCACTCCTTTGAATTGATTTAAAAATCTCATGTCATTGGTGTAAAAATGTCTAATGTCATCAATGTTATATTTTAATATCGCAATACGCTCAACACCAACACCAAACGCGAATCCTTTATAGATTTCTGGATCATATCCACCCATTTTTAAAACATTTGGATGAACTAAGCCAGCACCTAAAATTTCGATATATCCGATACTCCCATCTTTTTTAATATAAGATACATCCACTTCTACACTAGGCTCTGTAAAAGGAAAATACGAAGGTCTAAGTCTAATATTTCTCTCAGGTCCAAATAAATGTCTTACCATCGTTAAAAGCGCATCTTTTAAATGTGCAAAAGTTATATTTTTATCAATCACTAATCCTTCGATTTGGGTAAATTGATGAGAATGTGTTGGATCATCATCATCACGGCGATACACCTTACCAGGACAAATGATTTTTAAAGGTTGTCCTTTCATCTTAAGCATGGTTCTCGCTTGAACTGGTGATGTATGTGTTCTAAGTAACATTTGCTCATCAACATAAAAAGTATCTTGCATATCTCTCGCTGGATGATCTTTATCTAAATTCATCATCTCGAAGTTATAATGATCGTTTTCAAGCTCAGGTCCTTCTTCAACAGTATATCCCATGCCCATAAATAAATCTTCAATATCTTCAATCACTTGGTTCAACGGATGTGTAGACCCTTGATAAAATTGATATCCCGGTAGTGTTACATCAATATGTTCTTTTTGTAGAGTTTCAAGTAAAGCTTCTTCTTCTAACACCTGCTTTTTTTGGTATAAAGCTTGCTCGACTTCTTGTTTCACTTGATTGACCATTTGTCCAAAAGCTGGTCGTTCTTCGTTAGGTAAGTCTCTTAATTTACCCATCATCAAAGAAATATGTCCTTTTTTACTTAAGTATTCGACTCTAACTGTTTCTAAGTCATTTAAAGTATCGACTTGACTAAGTTTTTCAATTGCATCATCTTTTAGTTTTTTTAATGTTTCATTCATTTTTCTTCTTCTCCTTTATAAATAAAAAGTCCTCAGACAAAAAGTCTAAGGACGAAAATTTCGCGGTACCACCTTAGTTCTAGAATGACTCTAGCCCTCTTAGTCTTTAACGCAGACATACGGATGTGATTGGCATCTTTCAAGAATGAATTCATATATATAGTATTTACGTAGATTCCACCAGCCTACGCTCTCTTATAAACCTTTATATATACTACTACTTTCTATCAACAATTTATATTTTTCAACTTTTGTGCTAATCTCTTCTAGAAGCTAAAATTGCTAAAAATCTTAACAATTGTAAATAAATCCAAACGATTGTAACCATAAGACCTACAGATACTACCCATTCATAAGATTTATCTGCACCACTTTCTACAATCATTTCAGCACGATCAAAGTCTAATGTTAACATCAATGCACCAAATACAATAAGTGCTCCAGACATAACAAGAACTATCGTTAAATTTCCTGTGATACTGCTGATAATTGGACTTCCTCCTATGGATAACAATCCAAAAATAATTGATAAAATCAAAATTGAAAATAAGGCTGTATACATGATTTTTCTAAATCTTGAAGTTACTCGAATCGTTCTACTAGAATATAAGAATAGCATCACAGCGAAAATAGTTGCAGTTGCAATAACT
Proteins encoded in this window:
- a CDS encoding 50S ribosomal protein L28, whose translation is MATCYVTGKKTVFGNKRSHALNATRRTWKSNLQTVRIKDENGKIVKVKVSARALKKNNLERV
- a CDS encoding thiamine diphosphokinase gives rise to the protein MRVLIVVHPVPKDIKKIITLKDDDYVIAVDQAVLDLYKQRIKIDLAVGDFDSLKNEGILTQLNVVRLKPEKDVTDTYQALIESHNLNPDELLMIGGIGGDRIEHFVVHLMHFNEFKNLRILNEHSEIFMLEEGIKEIAFEGYVSVFAYPHAKITLEGFKYPLNEYQLGQFDPLGISNEKTKEKAQIHVHQGCVLVILSQKDR
- a CDS encoding ribulose-phosphate 3-epimerase, whose product is MLVAPSILTANFAKLNDEIEKIQTADYIHLDVMDGHFVPNISFGPHITRSINHITQIPLDIHLMVTDPLFWIDQFALDQTEYITVHIEANDTEETLKKIKEKGIKTGISIKPKTKVYDIVPFLNDIDLVLVMTVEPGFGGQSFMEDMMDKVKELVELRKQKNLHFIIEVDGGISDQTIDICKDSGVDMVVAGSYVFNHKNPKEAIESLK
- a CDS encoding ribosome small subunit-dependent GTPase A, which codes for MKKGFIKKLIANQYTVVDETTHEDVICQARGKFRYMKVDEDSAYNKQLTKRTKKETKFIQVSPKVGDNVLYDDSEDQALITEILPRKNDLVRPDVANIDQALLVFSAVNPDFSFNLLDKFLIIMTQENLDPVIVISKIDLIGKDALDQLKKDLKYYEDIGYEVYYVNSKQRIGIDVLTHIFKHKITVLAGQTGVGKSTLLNALMPELGLKTQEISKALGRGKHTTRHTELYNYNEGYIVDTPGFSKIEYKIFYPEDLKQYYPDFVKYQSDCKFSNKCNHVYEPGCAVKEAYEEHRILASRYENYKQFFEEIKAQKDKY
- a CDS encoding 23S rRNA (adenine(2503)-C(2))-methyltransferase gives rise to the protein MLIYDITKEELIEFLETNGHKKYRADQIWQWVYKQKISDFSEMHNMPNDLIELLTQNFTLKALELVLQHRSQDGTLKCLYSLHDGHLIESVLMKQHYGNSICVTTQVGCNIGCSFCASGQLKKKRDLTAGEIISQIIETEKILKERINYVVVMGIGEPFDNYENLLKFLTIINDPKGLSIGARHITVSTSGIVPKIKEYAHMGMQVNLAISLHAPNNDIRSKLMKINQAYPVEEVIDAIRYYLKVANRRVTIEYILIDEVNDMDEVAHELVKVLRGLNVYVNLIPYNEVLEAPYKRSKIEQQLRFYDILKKNRIQVTLRKEQGHDINAACGQLRSQHL
- a CDS encoding phenylalanine--tRNA ligase subunit beta; the protein is MIITQNMLKKWVNIPDDILEVTNQKIIEVESFEPLNTATNLVIGKVLTCVPHPNSDHLNLTTVDLGDRVEQIVCGAPNVRKDQYVVVAQVGTVLPGNFEIKKSKIRGEESSGMICSLQELGIDEELIPDDFKEGIYHFAEPKEIGSPALEALSLEGWKMTLGLTPNRSDLLSILGFAYDLASLTHQKVVIPEIKIKEEKTENPVKVEIKTEGCLRYYARHMSEVTIKESPWWLKSALLAHDIKPINNVVDISNYVLLEYGTPLHMFDAKKVKSNHIVVRDANEDEEVISLDGLKRILKKDDVVITDGEKPIAIGGVMGLENTMIDENSTSVILEAAYFDSKRIQKTSKRLNLKSDSSLRFERGIDDRRVLLGLERATELLIELADAKVSQGISEVVTTERKIPTIEVPKTFFSDRLGVEIEEEALLDYFDRYQYQVVTKENHYLITPPSYRIDLEIPADILEEIARMHGLNQIPMTKHLNQTHGYLTQKQKRLRNLRHELAHLGLHEVITYSLTDEENYNKYKIIGEKVEILMPLSSDKKVLRQSLLNGLLQTVSYNQNRQTDDVHLFEIGHVFAKGVEYSTLAIAMSGKWHQSKWQKQSIDVDFYVLKGVLDQVMKALDIDLTYETTKEHAFLHPYRQANIKYGDDVIGLIGEIHPSEQKALDINLTYVLELKLDKLLKHKVVFTFETISKYPNIERDLAIVVDEDIEAKALIAMIKQTLRQNLVELSVFDVYQGSHIETGKKSIAFNLVFNDSSKTLETQDVDKLMKKIVSRLAYEYKAEVRK
- a CDS encoding phenylalanine--tRNA ligase subunit alpha, translated to MNETLKKLKDDAIEKLSQVDTLNDLETVRVEYLSKKGHISLMMGKLRDLPNEERPAFGQMVNQVKQEVEQALYQKKQVLEEEALLETLQKEHIDVTLPGYQFYQGSTHPLNQVIEDIEDLFMGMGYTVEEGPELENDHYNFEMMNLDKDHPARDMQDTFYVDEQMLLRTHTSPVQARTMLKMKGQPLKIICPGKVYRRDDDDPTHSHQFTQIEGLVIDKNITFAHLKDALLTMVRHLFGPERNIRLRPSYFPFTEPSVEVDVSYIKKDGSIGYIEILGAGLVHPNVLKMGGYDPEIYKGFAFGVGVERIAILKYNIDDIRHFYTNDMRFLNQFKGVSKI